In a single window of the Pseudogemmatithrix spongiicola genome:
- the carA gene encoding glutamine-hydrolyzing carbamoyl-phosphate synthase small subunit, with translation MTDIQHDEPGFLLLEDGTLFLGRLHAPLKAAATAEVVFTTSMSGYQETFTDPSYRGQIVVMTAPMIGNYGVNSEDPESAQPHVAGVVVRELSRTHSNWRAEQGLGEWLIAADVPVLSEVDTRRLTRHLRTVGVLRGLIGAGVEPTAAHKAELAACPSMSGLDLASRVSTKEPYLWGDAKAPHHIVAYDYGIKRNILRMFEDRGCRITVVPSTTPAAEVLAKKPDGVFLSNGPGDPEAVTYAPANIKQIVEAGVPVFGICLGHQLLGITFGGRTTKLPYGHRGGNHPVKDLATGDVLITSQNHGFAVQGSAEGIPGAPELAVTHLNLNDGTVEGLRHRNRAVFGVQYHPEAAPGPHDAVPHFDEFIAALGGAQ, from the coding sequence GTGACCGACATCCAGCATGACGAACCAGGGTTCCTCCTCCTCGAGGACGGGACCCTTTTTCTTGGCCGTCTCCACGCGCCGCTGAAGGCCGCCGCCACGGCGGAGGTTGTCTTCACGACCTCGATGAGTGGCTACCAGGAGACGTTCACCGACCCGTCGTACCGCGGCCAGATCGTCGTCATGACGGCGCCGATGATCGGCAACTACGGCGTCAACTCCGAAGACCCCGAGTCGGCGCAGCCGCACGTGGCTGGCGTGGTGGTGCGGGAGCTCTCGCGCACGCACTCGAACTGGCGTGCCGAGCAGGGGCTGGGTGAGTGGTTGATCGCCGCGGATGTGCCGGTGCTGTCGGAAGTTGATACGCGTCGCCTCACGCGGCACCTGCGTACGGTGGGCGTGCTGCGCGGGCTGATCGGAGCGGGCGTCGAACCGACGGCCGCGCACAAGGCGGAGCTGGCGGCCTGTCCGTCGATGAGCGGCCTCGACCTGGCCTCGCGCGTGTCGACGAAGGAGCCGTACCTCTGGGGCGACGCGAAGGCGCCGCACCACATCGTCGCCTACGACTACGGCATCAAGCGCAACATCCTGCGGATGTTCGAGGATCGCGGCTGCCGGATTACGGTCGTCCCCAGCACGACGCCCGCCGCCGAGGTGCTTGCCAAGAAGCCCGACGGCGTGTTCCTCTCGAACGGCCCCGGCGACCCGGAGGCCGTGACCTACGCGCCGGCCAACATCAAGCAGATCGTCGAGGCCGGTGTGCCGGTGTTCGGCATCTGCTTGGGGCATCAGCTGTTGGGCATCACCTTTGGCGGGCGCACGACCAAGCTGCCGTATGGCCACCGCGGCGGGAATCACCCCGTGAAGGACCTCGCGACGGGCGACGTGCTGATCACGTCCCAGAACCATGGGTTTGCGGTGCAGGGCAGCGCCGAGGGCATCCCGGGCGCCCCCGAGTTGGCGGTCACCCATCTGAACCTGAACGACGGGACCGTGGAAGGCCTGCGGCATCGTAATCGGGCCGTGTTTGGGGTGCAGTACCACCCCGAAGCCGCCCCCGGTCCGCACGATGCGGTCCCGCATTTTGACGAGTTCATTGCAGCCCTTGGCGGGGCCCAATAG
- the secG gene encoding preprotein translocase subunit SecG — protein sequence MYTFLLVILIIDALILGTAVLLQAGKGGGLAASFGGASSSSDSLLGTRQAGNLLTKTSWWAGGIFIGLAFVLQIMSARTRVPTSILDRAMTPAAQTAPSASPAAEPSAQSAVPLEAAPTTPTTPPPQP from the coding sequence GTGTATACGTTCCTCCTCGTCATCCTCATCATCGACGCGCTGATCCTCGGTACCGCCGTGCTGCTCCAGGCCGGCAAGGGCGGGGGCCTCGCGGCGAGCTTCGGCGGTGCCTCGTCGTCGTCCGATTCTCTCCTCGGCACGCGTCAGGCGGGCAACCTCCTGACCAAGACCAGCTGGTGGGCCGGCGGCATCTTCATCGGCCTCGCGTTCGTCCTGCAGATCATGTCGGCGCGCACGCGCGTGCCGACCTCGATTCTCGATCGGGCGATGACGCCCGCTGCGCAGACGGCGCCGTCCGCGTCGCCCGCTGCTGAGCCCTCGGCCCAGTCTGCCGTGCCGCTCGAGGCCGCGCCGACGACGCCGACCACGCCGCCGCCCCAGCCGTGA
- the tpiA gene encoding triose-phosphate isomerase: MKSLVFAANWKMNQAPADAEAFMRTFTAQYAKQQDRRVLFFPPAVSLHVCMAAVRTRSDLECGVQNIHWEDKGAFTGETSASLARGAGARHALIGHSERRHVFGETDAETNKKVAAAVRAGITPMLCVGEKLEEREAGKTLDVCLRQLRAGFEGIDAAHVASAMVAYEPVWAIGTGKTATPADAAEVHAALRAELVRMVGERGGAVPILYGGSVNRSNVEALIAVEDVDGVLVGGASLDAEQWLAIVRS; encoded by the coding sequence ATGAAGTCGCTCGTATTCGCCGCGAACTGGAAGATGAACCAAGCCCCCGCCGACGCGGAGGCGTTCATGCGCACGTTCACGGCGCAGTACGCCAAGCAGCAGGACCGGCGCGTGCTGTTCTTCCCGCCCGCGGTGTCGCTGCATGTGTGCATGGCCGCCGTGCGCACGCGCTCGGACCTCGAGTGCGGCGTGCAGAACATCCATTGGGAAGACAAGGGCGCCTTCACCGGCGAGACGTCGGCGTCGCTGGCCCGCGGGGCGGGGGCGCGGCACGCGCTGATCGGCCACTCGGAGCGCCGCCATGTGTTTGGCGAAACCGATGCCGAAACCAACAAGAAGGTCGCGGCCGCGGTGCGGGCAGGCATCACGCCCATGCTCTGCGTCGGCGAGAAGCTCGAGGAGCGCGAGGCGGGCAAGACGCTGGACGTCTGCCTGCGGCAGTTGCGTGCCGGCTTCGAGGGCATCGATGCAGCGCACGTGGCCTCCGCGATGGTCGCCTACGAACCCGTGTGGGCCATCGGCACCGGCAAGACGGCTACCCCGGCCGATGCCGCCGAGGTGCACGCGGCGCTCAGGGCCGAGCTCGTGAGGATGGTGGGCGAGCGGGGCGGGGCGGTGCCGATTCTCTACGGCGGCAGCGTGAACCGCAGCAACGTCGAGGCCCTGATTGCCGTCGAGGACGTGGATGGCGTGCTGGTCGGTGGAGCCAGCCTCGACGCGGAGCAGTGGTTGGCCATCGTCCGCAGTTGA